Proteins found in one Thalassophryne amazonica chromosome 1, fThaAma1.1, whole genome shotgun sequence genomic segment:
- the LOC117510716 gene encoding GTPase IMAP family member 4 isoform X2, whose product MDPTAAPQTADSLKPAAEASDPEVGSANTADEAQVNNRLCEIRLVVLGWRWPGKSLTANTILGREEFRLERAAEFCVKRETEVQERKVIVVDTPGWFSVQDTPQPYQKEIVRGASLCPPGPHAFLLTIPVGMFTEVDRSRIEEHVSLFGESVWNHTIVVFTWAEVLRTIPIERYIHREGKELRWVLDKCKRRYFVIDNCTFGEHPQVGRLMEKVEKMVAEEGGFFKTEKEKKPLDENQNPSAVMNREGRELGARPKQNSGLGLATAMEVESISN is encoded by the exons ATGGACCCAACAGCAGCACCGCAGACGGCAG aTTCATTGAAACCAGCAGCTGAAGCCTCTGATCCAGAAGTGGGGTCTGCAAACACTGCAGATGAAGCCCAGGTCAACAACCGTCTGTGTGAAATTCGTTTAGTGGTACTGGGCTGGAGGTGGCCAGGGAAGAGCCTGACAGCCAACACCATTTTAGGACGAGAGGAGTTTCGCTTGGAGAGAGCAGCAGAATTTTGTGTTAAGAGAGAAACTGAAGTCCAGGAACGGAAGGTGATTGTGGTGGACACTCCAGGCTGGTTCTCTGTCCAGGATACACCACAGCCCTACCAGAAGGAGATTGTGAGAGGTGCATCCCTTTGTCCTCCAGGTCCCCACGCCTTCTTGCTGACCATCCCTGTAGGCATGTTCACAGAGGTGGACCGCTCTCGCATTGAAGAGCACGTGAGCCTCTTCGGGGAGTCTGTGTGGAATCACACCATTGTGGTATTCACATGGGCTGAGGTGTTGAGGACCATTCCCATCGAACGCTACATTCACAGGGAAGGCAAGGAGCTTCGGTGGGTGCTGGACAAGTGTAAGCGCAGGTACTTTGTCATTGATAACTGCACATTCGGGGAGCATCCCCAGGTGGGACGCTTAATGGAGAAGGTGGAGAAGATGGTGGCAGAGGAGGGAGGCTTCTTCAAGACAGAGAAGGAGAAGAAACCGCTGGATGAGAACCAGAACCCATCTGCAGTCATGAACAGAGAGGGACGAGAGCTGGGAGCCCGACCCAAACAGAACTCTGGCTTGGGTTTGGCCACGGCCATGGAGGTGGAATCCATTTCTA
- the chmp4c gene encoding charged multivesicular body protein 4c, which produces MSKLAKLFKSSPSSSSSSRSGQHRGRSGGPSPQEAINKLRETEEMLTKKQEYLEKRIEQELLTAKRHGTKNKKAALQALKRKKRLEQQLTQIDGTLSTIEFQREALENSHTNTEVLKNMGYAASAMKKVHDNMDINKIDDLMQDITEQQDVAQEISEAISRPYGDMVDEDELLAELEELEREDLEKNMLDMPSVPTIKLPSAHPSHPSHRATTKKRVEDDDDMRMLASWAN; this is translated from the exons atgagcaaACTCGCCAAATTATTCAAGAGCAGCCCGAGCTCATCGAGTTCTTCGAGGTCAGGACAGCACCGGGGACGTTCAGGAGGACCTTCTCCTCAGGAGGCCATCAACAAACTCCGAGAAACTGAGGAAATGTTGACCAAGAAACAGGAGTACCTGGAGAAGAGAATCGAGCAGGAACTCCTCACCGCCAAGAGGCACGGCACCAAAAACAAGAAGG CCGCCTTGCAGGCCTTGAAGAGGAAGAAGCGTTTGGAGCAGCAGCTCACCCAGATCGATGGCACTCTGTCCACCATCGAGTTCCAGAGGGAAGCTCTGGAGAACTCGCACACCAACAcggaggtcctgaagaatatggGCTATGCTGCCAGCGCAATGAAGAAGGTCCACGATAACAT GGATATTAATAAGATAGATGATCTGATGCAGGACATCACAGAGCAGCAGGATGTGGCCCAGGAGATCAGCGAGGCAATCTCTAGACCTTATGGAGACATGGTGGATGAG GATGAGCTTTTGGCAGAGTTGGAAGAGTTGGAGCGGGAGGATCTGGAGAAAAACATGTTGGACATGCCCAGCGTTCCCACCATCAAGCTGCCTTCAGCACATCCAAGTCATCCAAGTCACCGTGCAA ctACCAAGAAAAGGGTTGAGGATGATGACGACATGCGTATGCTGGCTTCGTGGGCAAATTGA
- the LOC117510716 gene encoding GTPase IMAP family member 4 isoform X1: MDPTAAPQTADSLKPAAEASDPEVGSANTADEAQVNNRLCEIRLVVLGWRWPGKSLTANTILGREEFRLERAAEFCVKRETEVQERKVIVVDTPGWFSVQDTPQPYQKEIVRGASLCPPGPHAFLLTIPVGMFTEVDRSRIEEHVSLFGESVWNHTIVVFTWAEVLRTIPIERYIHREGKELRWVLDKCKRRYFVIDNCTFGEHPQVGRLMEKVEKMVAEEGGFFKTEKEKKPLDENQNPSAVMNREGRELGARPKQNSGLGLATAMEVESISSE, encoded by the exons ATGGACCCAACAGCAGCACCGCAGACGGCAG aTTCATTGAAACCAGCAGCTGAAGCCTCTGATCCAGAAGTGGGGTCTGCAAACACTGCAGATGAAGCCCAGGTCAACAACCGTCTGTGTGAAATTCGTTTAGTGGTACTGGGCTGGAGGTGGCCAGGGAAGAGCCTGACAGCCAACACCATTTTAGGACGAGAGGAGTTTCGCTTGGAGAGAGCAGCAGAATTTTGTGTTAAGAGAGAAACTGAAGTCCAGGAACGGAAGGTGATTGTGGTGGACACTCCAGGCTGGTTCTCTGTCCAGGATACACCACAGCCCTACCAGAAGGAGATTGTGAGAGGTGCATCCCTTTGTCCTCCAGGTCCCCACGCCTTCTTGCTGACCATCCCTGTAGGCATGTTCACAGAGGTGGACCGCTCTCGCATTGAAGAGCACGTGAGCCTCTTCGGGGAGTCTGTGTGGAATCACACCATTGTGGTATTCACATGGGCTGAGGTGTTGAGGACCATTCCCATCGAACGCTACATTCACAGGGAAGGCAAGGAGCTTCGGTGGGTGCTGGACAAGTGTAAGCGCAGGTACTTTGTCATTGATAACTGCACATTCGGGGAGCATCCCCAGGTGGGACGCTTAATGGAGAAGGTGGAGAAGATGGTGGCAGAGGAGGGAGGCTTCTTCAAGACAGAGAAGGAGAAGAAACCGCTGGATGAGAACCAGAACCCATCTGCAGTCATGAACAGAGAGGGACGAGAGCTGGGAGCCCGACCCAAACAGAACTCTGGCTTGGGTTTGGCCACGGCCATGGAGGTGGAATCCATTTCTAGTGAGTAA